The proteins below come from a single Streptomyces sp. M92 genomic window:
- a CDS encoding glycosyltransferase family 4 protein, which translates to MRIAMVSEHASPLAALGGVDAGGQNVYVARLTEELAKRGHDVTVYTRRDATDLPDRVPLPGGAVVEHVPAGPPAAVPKDELFPHMPAFGAHLARAWARERPDVVHAHFWMSGMASQIGARPLGIPLVQTFHALGTVKRRHQGMRDTSPYERIGIERQIGRSCERVLATCTDEVVELGDMGVPPRQVSVVPCGVDAEHFSPTADTGRTPDRKQRHRLLACGRLVPRKGYDQAIRALADVPDTELLIAGGPPAGGLDADPEAQRLTALARRTGVADRVRLLGAVDPEDMPALLRSTDVVLCTPLYEPFGIVPLEAMACGVPVLATDVGGHRDSVADGTTGRLVTPQDPGAIAEAARELLADERLRRQYGRNGRERVLRHYTWTRVADGAEQVYRLTLADHALSKEVA; encoded by the coding sequence ATGAGGATCGCCATGGTGTCCGAGCACGCGAGCCCGCTCGCCGCGCTCGGCGGCGTCGACGCCGGTGGACAGAACGTCTACGTGGCCCGCCTCACCGAGGAGTTGGCCAAGCGCGGCCACGACGTCACGGTCTACACCCGCCGCGACGCCACCGACCTGCCCGACCGGGTGCCGCTGCCCGGCGGCGCGGTCGTCGAGCACGTGCCTGCCGGACCACCCGCGGCGGTGCCCAAGGACGAACTCTTCCCGCACATGCCCGCCTTCGGCGCCCACCTGGCCCGCGCCTGGGCCCGGGAGCGGCCCGACGTCGTGCACGCCCACTTCTGGATGTCCGGGATGGCCTCCCAGATCGGTGCCCGGCCGCTCGGCATCCCGCTCGTGCAGACCTTCCACGCCCTCGGCACCGTCAAGCGCCGCCACCAGGGCATGCGCGACACCAGCCCCTACGAACGCATCGGCATCGAACGGCAGATCGGCCGCTCCTGCGAACGGGTCCTGGCCACCTGCACCGACGAGGTCGTGGAACTCGGCGACATGGGCGTACCGCCCCGCCAGGTCTCCGTCGTGCCCTGCGGGGTGGACGCCGAGCACTTCAGCCCGACCGCCGACACCGGCCGCACCCCCGACCGCAAGCAGCGCCACCGGCTGCTCGCCTGCGGCCGGCTCGTGCCGCGCAAGGGCTACGACCAGGCCATCCGCGCGCTGGCCGACGTCCCCGACACCGAACTCCTCATCGCGGGCGGCCCGCCCGCCGGCGGCCTCGACGCCGACCCCGAGGCCCAGCGCCTGACCGCGCTCGCCCGCCGCACCGGCGTCGCCGACCGGGTCCGGCTGCTCGGCGCCGTCGACCCCGAGGACATGCCGGCCCTGCTCCGCAGCACCGACGTGGTGCTCTGCACCCCTCTCTACGAGCCCTTCGGCATCGTGCCGCTGGAGGCGATGGCCTGCGGCGTGCCCGTCCTCGCCACCGACGTCGGCGGCCACCGCGACTCCGTCGCCGACGGCACCACTGGCCGCCTCGTCACCCCGCAGGACCCCGGCGCCATCGCCGAAGCCGCCCGCGAACTCCTCGCCGACGAACGGCTGCGCCGCCAGTACGGCAGGAACGGCCGCGAACGCGTCCTTCGGCACTACACCTGGACGCGCGTCGCCGACGGCGCGGAACAGGTGTACCGCCTGACCCTCGCCGACCACGCACTGTCCAAGGAGGTGGCGTGA
- a CDS encoding D-sedoheptulose-7-phosphate isomerase, whose protein sequence is MTVHPPVVGHCDELQDALAAFRASAHVTQRWGDRLAAVLGGGGRLLAAGNGGSAAQAQHLTAELVGRYRDDRPPFSAIALHADTSSTTAIANDYGVDEVFARQVRAHGREGDVLMLLSTSGASANLLSAADAARAAGVRVWALTGCAPNPLMAGSDESLCVDAASTATVQEIHLVAVHMICAAFDAALERGASGKGPGR, encoded by the coding sequence ATGACCGTGCACCCGCCCGTCGTGGGGCACTGCGACGAACTCCAGGACGCGCTGGCGGCGTTCCGCGCCTCCGCGCACGTCACCCAGCGCTGGGGCGACCGGCTCGCGGCCGTCCTCGGCGGCGGCGGCCGGCTGCTGGCCGCGGGCAACGGCGGCAGCGCCGCCCAGGCCCAGCACCTCACCGCCGAACTGGTCGGCCGCTACCGCGACGACCGGCCCCCGTTCTCCGCCATCGCCCTGCACGCCGACACCTCCTCCACCACCGCCATCGCCAACGACTACGGCGTCGACGAGGTCTTCGCCCGCCAGGTCCGCGCCCACGGCCGCGAGGGCGACGTGCTGATGCTGCTGTCCACCTCCGGCGCCAGTGCCAACCTGCTGTCCGCCGCCGACGCGGCCCGCGCGGCCGGCGTACGGGTGTGGGCGCTGACCGGCTGCGCGCCCAACCCGCTGATGGCGGGCAGCGACGAGTCGCTGTGCGTGGACGCCGCCTCGACGGCCACCGTCCAGGAGATCCACCTGGTCGCCGTCCACATGATCTGCGCGGCCTTCGACGCGGCCCTGGAACGGGGCGCGAGCGGAAAGGGGCCGGGACGGTGA
- the rfaE2 gene encoding D-glycero-beta-D-manno-heptose 1-phosphate adenylyltransferase, which produces MTRRTTTGRTTGKAPLVVVGDALLDRDLSGSADRLAPDAPVPVVAECAERVRPGGAALAAYLAARDGRDVTLITGLGDDPAGRALRELLEPWLTLIPLPLAGTLPEKTRVLAQDRPVVRLDRGGGRVREATDEARAALRSARAVLVSDYGRGAADALRDVLAERPPLVWDPHPRGGPPVAGTRLVTPAEKEAHGFAPRDGHPGGGLRAAAHNAAALVRDWRVAAVTVTLGSRGALLSYGEHPLLVPAPAAHHGDSCGAGDRFAATAAGLLADGALVGEAVEGAVAAATAFVAAGGAGALPPAADGPATAAPDTDDPHALADRVRAQHGTVVAAGGCFDLLHAGHVGLLQAARRLGDCLVVCVNSDASVQRRKGDGRPVNPLADRVRVLRALACVDAVAVFDEDTPERLLGDLRPDVWVKGGDYAGADLPEAALLQEWGGQAVLLPYLDGRSSTALMARAAEGVR; this is translated from the coding sequence GTGACGCGACGCACGACGACGGGACGCACGACCGGCAAGGCCCCGCTGGTCGTGGTCGGCGACGCTCTGCTCGACCGCGACCTGTCCGGCTCCGCGGACCGGCTCGCCCCCGACGCGCCGGTCCCGGTGGTCGCCGAGTGCGCGGAACGCGTACGGCCGGGCGGCGCGGCCCTCGCCGCGTACCTCGCCGCCCGCGACGGCCGCGACGTCACGCTGATCACCGGCCTGGGCGACGACCCGGCCGGCCGGGCCCTGCGCGAACTGCTGGAACCCTGGCTGACGCTGATCCCGCTGCCCCTGGCCGGCACCCTGCCCGAGAAGACCCGGGTCCTGGCTCAGGACCGTCCCGTCGTCCGGCTCGACCGCGGCGGCGGCCGGGTCCGCGAGGCCACCGACGAGGCCCGCGCGGCGCTGCGCTCCGCCCGGGCCGTGCTCGTCTCCGACTACGGCCGCGGCGCCGCCGACGCCCTGCGGGACGTCCTGGCCGAGCGCCCGCCGCTCGTCTGGGACCCGCACCCGCGCGGCGGTCCGCCGGTCGCCGGCACCCGGCTGGTGACGCCCGCCGAGAAGGAGGCGCACGGCTTCGCACCCCGCGACGGCCACCCGGGCGGCGGCCTGCGCGCCGCCGCGCACAACGCCGCCGCCCTCGTACGGGACTGGCGGGTGGCCGCGGTGACGGTGACGCTCGGCTCCCGCGGCGCCCTCCTCTCCTACGGCGAACACCCGCTGCTCGTCCCCGCACCCGCCGCCCACCACGGCGACTCCTGCGGCGCCGGCGACCGCTTCGCCGCCACCGCGGCCGGGCTGCTCGCCGACGGGGCGCTGGTGGGGGAGGCCGTCGAGGGCGCGGTGGCCGCCGCGACGGCGTTCGTCGCCGCCGGCGGCGCGGGCGCCCTGCCCCCCGCCGCCGACGGCCCGGCGACCGCCGCCCCCGACACCGACGACCCGCACGCCCTGGCCGACCGCGTCCGCGCCCAGCACGGCACGGTGGTCGCCGCCGGCGGCTGCTTCGACCTGCTGCACGCCGGACACGTCGGCCTCCTCCAGGCCGCCCGGCGGCTCGGCGACTGCCTGGTCGTCTGTGTCAACTCCGACGCCTCCGTCCAGCGCCGCAAGGGCGACGGCCGCCCCGTCAACCCCCTGGCCGACCGCGTCCGCGTGCTGCGCGCGCTCGCCTGCGTCGACGCGGTCGCCGTCTTCGACGAGGACACCCCCGAACGCCTCCTGGGCGACCTGCGCCCCGACGTGTGGGTCAAGGGCGGCGACTACGCCGGCGCGGACCTCCCCGAGGCCGCGCTCCTCCAGGAATGGGGCGGCCAGGCGGTCCTCCTGCCCTACCTGGACGGCCGCTCCTCGACGGCCCTGATGGCCCGCGCGGCGGAGGGCGTGCGATGA
- a CDS encoding glycosyltransferase family 9 protein, with protein MTQGTAGRSAAPTGAAYGATGGGSRPRVLVLRALGLGDLLAGVPALRALRRAYPAHELVLATPAELAPVAAATGAVDRLLPAAEPGRAVPRTLDWTGPPPDVAVDLHGNGPPSHRLLMALRPRELLAFAHPQTPEVDGPPWYAEEHERDRWCRLLEAYGIEADPADLRLPRPQAPSPAPGAVVLHPGAGAPSRCWPVERYAAVAEGLRARGRRVVVTGGADEGDLVARLVKLAGLPDTDVFGGGLPYDRLSALVAGARAVVSGDTGIAHLAVAHATPSVTLFGPVPPSRWGPPDHPRHRALWHPGPDGDPHGHDTDPALLRIGTDDVLDALDALDALEEAP; from the coding sequence ATGACCCAGGGCACGGCGGGACGGAGCGCGGCGCCGACCGGTGCGGCGTACGGAGCCACCGGCGGCGGCTCGCGGCCCAGGGTGCTCGTACTGCGGGCCCTCGGGCTCGGCGACCTGCTCGCCGGGGTGCCGGCGCTCCGTGCGCTGCGGCGCGCGTACCCCGCGCACGAACTGGTGCTGGCCACCCCCGCCGAGCTGGCACCCGTGGCCGCCGCGACCGGCGCCGTGGACCGGCTGCTGCCCGCCGCCGAGCCCGGCCGCGCCGTTCCCCGCACCCTCGACTGGACCGGCCCGCCGCCCGACGTCGCCGTGGACCTGCACGGCAACGGGCCGCCCAGCCACCGCCTGCTCATGGCACTGCGCCCGCGCGAACTGCTGGCCTTCGCGCACCCCCAGACGCCGGAGGTGGACGGGCCGCCCTGGTACGCGGAGGAACACGAGCGGGACCGGTGGTGCCGGCTGCTGGAGGCGTACGGCATCGAGGCCGACCCGGCCGACCTGCGCCTGCCCCGGCCGCAGGCGCCGTCCCCCGCCCCCGGCGCCGTCGTCCTGCACCCCGGTGCCGGCGCCCCCTCGCGCTGCTGGCCCGTGGAACGGTACGCGGCCGTCGCGGAAGGGCTGCGCGCACGGGGCCGGCGGGTCGTCGTCACCGGGGGAGCGGACGAGGGCGACCTCGTGGCCCGGCTGGTGAAGCTCGCCGGCCTGCCCGACACGGACGTGTTCGGCGGCGGCCTGCCCTACGACCGGCTCTCCGCCCTGGTGGCCGGCGCCCGCGCCGTCGTCAGCGGCGACACCGGCATCGCTCACCTCGCGGTCGCCCACGCCACGCCCTCCGTCACCCTCTTCGGCCCCGTACCGCCCAGCCGCTGGGGTCCGCCCGACCACCCCCGCCACCGCGCCCTGTGGCACCCGGGCCCCGACGGCGACCCGCACGGCCACGACACCGACCCCGCACTGCTGCGGATCGGCACCGACGACGTCCTGGACGCGCTCGACGCCCTGGACGCCCTGGAAGAGGCACCATGA
- a CDS encoding glycosyltransferase family 2 protein — MNHATGHGPSTTRERTRADRTEAAPVGVVIATRDRSASLAVTVRNLLALPERPQVLVVDNASTDDTTTMLARDFPQVRVVSLPFNRGALARTHGVRALDTPYVAFSDDDSWWAPGALAAAARHFDAHPRLGLLSARTLVGPGDDADPLNDLLAGSPLGTATDLPGTQVLGFLGCAAVARRTAYLDAGGYHPLLFFGAEETLLAYDLAARGWGVTHCPDVTAHHHPDPGPRAGRSAVVRRNELLTAWLRRPLPHALARTRDLAADARHDPHARRALRETLTRLPAALRARRPLPPHVERAARLLDGANGATP, encoded by the coding sequence ATGAACCACGCCACCGGCCACGGCCCCTCGACCACCCGTGAACGAACCCGCGCCGACCGCACCGAAGCCGCCCCCGTCGGCGTCGTCATCGCCACCCGCGACCGCTCGGCGAGCCTCGCCGTCACCGTACGGAACCTGCTCGCCCTGCCCGAGCGGCCCCAGGTCCTCGTCGTCGACAACGCCTCCACCGACGACACCACCACCATGCTCGCCCGCGACTTCCCGCAGGTCCGGGTGGTCTCCCTGCCGTTCAACCGAGGCGCCCTCGCCCGCACCCACGGCGTCCGCGCCCTCGACACCCCGTACGTGGCGTTCAGCGACGACGACTCCTGGTGGGCACCCGGCGCCCTCGCCGCCGCCGCCCGGCACTTCGACGCCCACCCGAGGCTCGGCCTGCTCTCCGCCCGCACCCTGGTCGGGCCCGGCGACGACGCGGACCCCCTCAACGACCTGCTCGCCGGCTCGCCCCTCGGCACGGCCACCGACCTGCCCGGCACCCAGGTGCTCGGCTTCCTCGGCTGCGCCGCCGTCGCCCGCCGGACCGCCTACCTCGACGCCGGCGGCTACCACCCCCTGCTCTTCTTCGGCGCCGAGGAGACCCTCCTCGCCTACGACCTCGCCGCCCGCGGCTGGGGCGTCACCCACTGCCCCGACGTCACCGCCCACCACCACCCCGACCCCGGCCCCCGCGCCGGCCGCTCCGCCGTCGTGCGCCGCAACGAACTGCTCACCGCCTGGCTGCGCCGCCCCCTTCCGCACGCGCTGGCCCGCACCCGCGACCTCGCCGCCGACGCCCGCCACGACCCGCACGCCCGGCGCGCCCTGCGCGAGACGCTCACCCGCCTGCCCGCCGCCCTGCGCGCCCGCAGGCCCCTGCCCCCGCACGTGGAGCGCGCCGCCCGCCTGCTGGACGGAGCGAACGGAGCCACCCCATGA
- a CDS encoding glycosyltransferase family 2 protein: MTDNRTTVVVITHNRRPELLRTLDRLAELPERPPVIVTDNDSTDGTASAVARHHPRVKLLRPGRNLGAVGRNLAVRQVRTPYVAFCDDDSWWAPGSLSGAADLLDRYPAVGSVTARILVEPDGTEDPIVKELRDSPVPRPDWLPGPALGSFLAAATVLRADAFRAAGGFHPRLWLGGEEELLAADLAADGWWLTYADDLTIHHHPSVVRDSTLRRAHGIRNTLWFTWLRRPAGPALRRTLHLARTVPRDAASLRAFAEATAALPWVLRERRVVPPEVEARLRSLEPAQRDSKARSYTG; this comes from the coding sequence ATGACGGACAACCGCACCACCGTCGTCGTCATCACCCACAACCGCCGCCCCGAACTCCTGCGCACCCTGGACCGCCTCGCCGAACTCCCTGAGCGGCCCCCGGTGATCGTCACCGACAACGACTCCACCGACGGCACCGCCTCCGCCGTCGCCCGCCACCACCCGCGGGTCAAACTCCTGCGCCCCGGCCGCAACCTCGGCGCCGTGGGCCGCAACCTCGCCGTCCGACAGGTCCGCACCCCCTACGTCGCCTTCTGCGACGACGACTCCTGGTGGGCGCCGGGCTCCCTGTCCGGGGCCGCCGACCTGCTCGACCGGTACCCGGCGGTCGGCTCGGTCACCGCCCGCATCCTCGTCGAACCGGACGGCACCGAGGACCCCATCGTCAAGGAACTGCGCGACTCGCCCGTACCCCGGCCCGACTGGCTCCCGGGACCGGCCCTCGGGTCGTTCCTGGCCGCCGCGACCGTGCTGCGCGCCGACGCCTTCCGGGCCGCGGGCGGCTTCCACCCCCGGCTGTGGCTGGGCGGCGAGGAGGAACTGCTCGCCGCCGACCTGGCGGCGGACGGCTGGTGGCTGACGTACGCCGACGACCTGACGATCCACCACCACCCGTCCGTGGTGAGGGACTCGACGCTGCGGCGGGCGCACGGCATCCGCAACACCCTGTGGTTCACCTGGCTGCGCCGCCCGGCCGGTCCCGCCCTGCGCCGCACGCTCCACCTGGCCCGCACCGTCCCCCGCGACGCCGCCTCCCTGCGCGCCTTCGCCGAGGCGACGGCCGCCCTGCCGTGGGTGCTGCGGGAACGCCGGGTAGTGCCGCCCGAGGTCGAGGCACGCCTGCGCTCGCTGGAACCTGCCCAGCGCGACTCGAAGGCCCGCAGCTACACGGGCTGA
- a CDS encoding DUF3040 domain-containing protein → MSIGRLPEHEQRILDEVERALSRDRRLDRRLRTLRLSRRPDLAHLLSYRPRTLTVLLLLALSVTLLITGIVTSAPGVIWAFAAVWPVTLFASFRLLCRWTEG, encoded by the coding sequence GTGAGCATCGGCCGACTCCCCGAGCACGAGCAGCGCATACTCGACGAGGTGGAGCGGGCGCTCAGCCGCGACCGCCGGCTGGACCGGCGCCTGCGCACCCTGCGGCTGAGCCGCCGCCCCGACCTCGCCCACCTGTTGTCCTACCGCCCGCGCACCCTCACCGTCCTCCTGCTTCTCGCCCTGTCGGTCACCTTGCTGATCACCGGCATCGTCACGTCCGCGCCCGGCGTGATCTGGGCGTTCGCCGCGGTGTGGCCGGTGACGCTGTTCGCGTCCTTCCGGCTGCTGTGCAGGTGGACGGAGGGTTAG